From the Musa acuminata AAA Group cultivar baxijiao chromosome BXJ3-7, Cavendish_Baxijiao_AAA, whole genome shotgun sequence genome, one window contains:
- the LOC103992159 gene encoding protein LIGHT-DEPENDENT SHORT HYPOCOTYLS 5-like — translation MEPAAQVSGGDVGDDGATPPPPSQPREQQEQLEQQQQQQKPSRYESQKRRDWNTFIQYLTNHKPPLTVGRCGGAHVVEFLKYLDQFGKTKVHAHGCTYFGHPSPSGPCECPTKQAWGSLDALIGRLRAAYEENGGGRPESNPFGAKVVKSHLREVRESQAKARGVAYKKKKRKRRLPSAVGEGCSRGVAGTAATAPTTTIAMATAEVASVSASSASAAASDAAGSSTSAS, via the coding sequence ATGGAACCAGCTGCCCAAGTTTCCGGCGGCGACGTCGGTGACGACGGCGCAACTCCACCTCCACCCTCTCAACCTCGGGAACAACAAGAACAGCTggagcaacaacagcagcagcagaaacCGAGCCGGTATGAGTCTCAAAAGAGGCGGGACTGGAACACTTTTATACAGTATCTGACGAACCACAAGCCGCCGCTGACGGTGGGGAGGTGTGGCGGCGCGCATGTGGTCGAGTTCTTGAAGTACCTGGACCAGTTCGGGAAGACGAAGGTGCACGCGCACGGGTGCACCTACTTCGGCCATCCGAGTCCCTCGGGGCCATGCGAGTGCCCCACGAAGCAGGCATGGGGCTCGCTGGACGCGTTAATCGGGCGCCTCCGCGCCGCCTACGAGGAGAACGGTGGCGGCCGTCCGGAGTCCAACCCCTTCGGCGCCAAGGTTGTCAAGTCTCACCTCCGAGAAGTCAGAGAAAGTCAGGCCAAAGCTCGTGGCGTCGCCTACAAGAAGAAGAAGCGGAAGCGCCGCCTGCCCTCCGCCGTAGGCGAAGGGTGTTCGAGGGGCGTAGCGGGGACTGCTGCTACTGCTCCAACCACGACGATCGCGATGGCAACAGCTGAGGTTGCTTCTGTTAGTGCTTCCAGTGCTAGTGCTGCTGCAAGTGATGCTGCAGGGAGTTCAACGTCGGCCTCATGA